One window from the genome of candidate division KSB1 bacterium encodes:
- a CDS encoding TIGR03546 family protein has translation MFWLKFISKFIKVLRAGESPGLIAGGFTLGFVVGLTPFWTLQNIVILIIAILTRVNLSAVFFSIFLFSFVAYLFDPLFHNLGYFLLVQVEVLNGLWTALYNMP, from the coding sequence ATGTTCTGGTTAAAATTCATCAGCAAATTTATCAAGGTTTTGCGAGCAGGCGAGTCGCCGGGATTAATCGCCGGGGGATTTACATTGGGGTTTGTGGTCGGGCTTACGCCATTCTGGACTTTACAAAATATCGTGATCTTGATCATCGCAATTTTAACCAGGGTAAATCTTAGCGCGGTATTTTTTTCCATCTTTTTATTTAGTTTTGTGGCCTACCTTTTTGATCCATTGTTTCATAATCTCGGTTATTTTCTGCTAGTGCAGGTCGAGGTACTCAACGGACTGTGGACTGCCCTTTATAATATGCC